In Treponema denticola, one genomic interval encodes:
- a CDS encoding MATE family efflux transporter: MNQDMKTQLLTKSPRELLFKLAIPGIIGMVVIGLYPFMDGVFAGRIIGDYAMSAISISMSLTLINGAVSALLGVGSASILSRAIGKGDTETVDKIFGNVCYWVLLFSLVITAAGVLSAPYFLEMVGAKGAIKDLGVRYLRIVFLGSVFVNFAQAGNMTMRGEGALKQSMFIMGAGALLNIVLDPVFMLLMGEYAIEGAAIATVLSQMVQAVLTLRYFAKKSPFVKIHKIKKYKEIYREMFGIGSSAMLMQLLFAVQQTVLFKQAFTFGGDNWGILMSATMRLYMFSFIPLWGMSQGLQPVIGANYGAKQYGRVRETMKLFMYGATLLAALSWVPAMLFSESLLSIFNVRPEIIAAGLINFKLFYSTFILYGIMIMTLTFFQSIGDAKKSGAIVLLRQLILFVPAMLILPHLFGSLAVWWAEPAVDFTMILISFIMQQRVLRRL, from the coding sequence ATGAACCAAGATATGAAAACACAGTTATTGACAAAAAGTCCGAGGGAGCTGCTTTTTAAGCTGGCAATTCCCGGGATAATCGGAATGGTCGTTATCGGGCTGTATCCGTTTATGGACGGGGTGTTTGCAGGAAGAATTATCGGCGATTATGCAATGTCCGCAATCAGTATTTCTATGTCGCTGACGCTGATAAACGGAGCAGTGTCGGCCTTACTCGGTGTCGGAAGCGCTTCAATTCTGTCGCGGGCAATCGGCAAGGGTGATACGGAAACGGTAGATAAAATCTTCGGCAATGTTTGTTATTGGGTGCTGCTTTTCTCGCTAGTGATTACGGCAGCAGGTGTGCTTTCAGCTCCGTACTTTTTGGAAATGGTGGGAGCAAAAGGAGCGATTAAAGATTTAGGCGTGCGGTATTTGCGGATTGTATTTTTAGGTTCGGTGTTTGTAAACTTTGCTCAAGCCGGAAACATGACCATGCGAGGCGAGGGTGCTCTGAAACAATCCATGTTCATTATGGGAGCGGGGGCATTGCTCAATATCGTGCTGGATCCGGTTTTTATGCTCTTGATGGGAGAGTACGCAATTGAGGGAGCGGCGATTGCTACGGTGCTATCGCAAATGGTGCAGGCGGTTTTAACTCTGCGGTATTTTGCGAAAAAAAGTCCCTTTGTCAAAATACATAAAATTAAAAAGTATAAAGAAATTTACCGTGAAATGTTCGGCATCGGAAGCTCTGCTATGCTTATGCAGCTTTTGTTTGCAGTGCAGCAAACGGTTTTGTTCAAACAGGCGTTTACCTTCGGCGGCGATAACTGGGGGATTTTAATGTCCGCTACAATGCGGCTATACATGTTTTCGTTTATTCCGCTCTGGGGTATGAGTCAGGGCTTACAGCCGGTTATCGGTGCAAACTACGGAGCCAAGCAATACGGAAGAGTGCGGGAAACGATGAAGCTTTTTATGTACGGCGCAACGCTTCTTGCGGCTCTCTCGTGGGTTCCGGCAATGCTTTTTTCCGAAAGCCTTTTGTCAATCTTCAATGTACGCCCGGAAATAATTGCAGCAGGTCTTATCAATTTCAAACTGTTTTATTCTACATTTATTTTATACGGAATTATGATTATGACGCTTACCTTTTTCCAATCTATCGGAGACGCTAAAAAATCCGGAGCGATTGTCCTTTTGCGTCAGCTCATCCTCTTTGTTCCTGCCATGCTGATTTTGCCTCATCTGTTCGGAAGCCTCGCCGTATGGTGGGCGGAACCTGCCGTTGATTTTACAATGATACTTATCAGCTTTATCATGCAGCAGAGAGTGTTGAGGAGGTTGTGA
- a CDS encoding type II toxin-antitoxin system RelB/DinJ family antitoxin codes for MKTAVLQTRVDKTLKQDADAFFESIGMDTTTAIRIFLKQTLIQRKIPFEIVQDNSFYSEKNIKALEHSKTQMETGQHSIRELVEV; via the coding sequence ATGAAAACAGCAGTTTTACAGACACGTGTAGATAAAACTCTAAAACAGGATGCAGATGCTTTTTTTGAATCAATAGGAATGGATACGACAACTGCGATACGTATATTTTTAAAACAAACTTTAATACAGCGTAAAATTCCATTTGAAATTGTTCAAGATAATTCTTTTTATTCGGAAAAAAATATAAAAGCTTTGGAACATTCTAAAACTCAAATGGAAACCGGGCAACATTCAATTCGTGAACTTGTTGAGGTATAA
- a CDS encoding Txe/YoeB family addiction module toxin → MHKDFSDDAWEDYTYWVIHDKKILKKINQLFSDIERNGNDGIGHPEPLKGNLSGYWSRAIDEKHRLVYKIEDEIIKIIQCKNHYNDK, encoded by the coding sequence TTGCATAAAGATTTTTCCGATGATGCGTGGGAAGATTACACTTATTGGGTAATCCATGATAAAAAGATTCTCAAAAAAATAAATCAATTGTTTTCAGATATTGAACGAAACGGCAACGATGGAATTGGTCACCCTGAACCCTTAAAAGGAAATCTGAGCGGTTATTGGTCGCGAGCAATAGATGAAAAGCATCGTCTTGTTTATAAAATTGAAGATGAAATAATAAAAATTATTCAGTGTAAAAATCATTATAATGATAAATAA
- a CDS encoding TetR/AcrR family transcriptional regulator, translating to MNTGTYAQTHEMILKNGKELFLKEGFERANLREICRLSGVTTGGFYRHFKDKTDLFSALVEPAIQGLQAQYSASEKLCFSVLEEGGIDEIWKVSAEALEDFVSYIFDNLESFKLILCCASGTKYAEFTDWMVEREMKDMYKTYELLEKKSIIVRRLPPKELHMLTHAYFSCIFETVLHNFKKKDALNSMKTLADFFSAGWRKVFVLGDGEK from the coding sequence ATGAATACCGGAACTTACGCACAAACACACGAAATGATTCTCAAAAATGGTAAAGAACTTTTTTTGAAAGAAGGCTTTGAAAGAGCCAATTTGCGGGAAATATGCAGGCTTTCAGGTGTTACTACAGGCGGATTTTACCGGCATTTTAAGGATAAGACCGACCTTTTTTCCGCGTTGGTGGAACCTGCAATTCAGGGATTGCAAGCACAGTATTCCGCCTCCGAAAAACTGTGCTTCAGCGTGCTTGAAGAAGGCGGCATAGATGAAATATGGAAAGTATCGGCTGAAGCACTTGAAGATTTTGTTTCTTATATTTTTGATAATCTTGAATCATTTAAGCTGATTCTCTGCTGTGCCTCAGGTACAAAATATGCCGAATTTACCGATTGGATGGTGGAGCGGGAAATGAAAGATATGTATAAAACCTACGAACTGCTTGAAAAAAAAAGCATTATCGTCCGACGCCTTCCGCCGAAAGAACTGCACATGCTGACCCATGCTTATTTTTCCTGCATTTTTGAAACCGTACTGCATAATTTCAAAAAAAAAGACGCTTTGAACTCAATGAAAACCCTTGCCGATTTTTTTTCTGCCGGCTGGAGGAAGGTTTTCGTATTGGGAGATGGGGAGAAATAG
- a CDS encoding class I SAM-dependent methyltransferase, whose product MNVYDLIAEHYSELFPLETEKLEFIQHLCPLPGRLCDAGCATGELAMGLYQKGYNICGLDLNAKMIGIAEKKASCIRKTGELMFYHADIADIMQFSKFKGVLCFGNTLPHLRDEDILRRFFSSVYRSLEEHGIFIVEVLNYDRILAEKKMDFKDKETKDFIFKRHYDFLPDGDIRFTIEFTDKQRSTVGSDFTVLHPLKKQMLLALFKQAGFKSVSAYSDYTFTESRAEDYAVVYTANK is encoded by the coding sequence ATGAATGTATACGATTTAATTGCAGAACATTACAGCGAACTTTTTCCGCTTGAAACGGAAAAACTTGAATTTATACAACACCTTTGTCCGTTGCCGGGCAGATTGTGCGATGCAGGCTGTGCAACCGGTGAACTTGCAATGGGTTTATATCAAAAGGGATATAATATATGCGGACTCGACTTAAATGCAAAGATGATTGGAATTGCAGAAAAGAAAGCTTCGTGTATCCGCAAAACAGGTGAGCTTATGTTCTATCATGCAGATATCGCCGATATTATGCAGTTCAGTAAATTTAAGGGTGTGTTGTGTTTCGGTAATACGCTTCCGCATTTGCGTGATGAAGATATTCTCCGCCGTTTTTTTAGTTCCGTGTATCGGTCATTAGAGGAACACGGCATCTTTATTGTTGAAGTTCTCAATTATGACCGCATCCTTGCCGAGAAAAAAATGGACTTTAAAGATAAAGAAACGAAAGATTTTATTTTTAAGAGGCACTATGATTTTTTACCTGATGGGGATATCAGGTTTACTATAGAATTTACCGATAAGCAGCGCAGTACCGTCGGTTCGGATTTTACGGTATTACATCCTCTGAAGAAGCAAATGCTTTTAGCCTTATTTAAGCAGGCAGGATTCAAATCCGTTTCAGCCTATTCGGATTATACCTTTACGGAAAGCCGTGCAGAAGATTATGCCGTAGTATACACAGCAAATAAATAA
- a CDS encoding endo alpha-1,4 polygalactosaminidase, with the protein MKNIKYLYMVLIFFTIIVIKGMAAENNKEYKVLIGMAPDKAVNLKGIKTLVIDAEFFSKEDIAQLHKNGNVNIFSYLNIGSIETFRDDYEAFKYIALSDYENWDEEKWINVADKRWQKRIKDKARLLSQKGIDGFFLDNADVYYHYQTPEIYRGLMTLLYEIHKENKPIIINGGDTFISQAIKQNALKGIVNGINQESVFTEINFKDNTFGVKPIEDREYFFAYLDQCKTYGFTVYLLEYGPSKKIEKDIKAYCQSNGFIYDISHSLQLYKPF; encoded by the coding sequence ATGAAAAACATAAAATATCTTTACATGGTTTTGATTTTTTTTACGATTATTGTAATAAAAGGCATGGCGGCAGAAAACAACAAAGAGTACAAAGTATTGATAGGTATGGCCCCCGACAAAGCGGTAAATCTTAAAGGAATAAAAACACTGGTAATTGATGCTGAATTTTTTTCTAAAGAAGATATAGCACAGCTTCACAAAAACGGAAATGTTAATATATTTTCTTATTTAAACATCGGCTCTATCGAAACATTCCGCGATGATTATGAAGCATTTAAATATATAGCTTTAAGCGACTATGAAAATTGGGATGAAGAAAAATGGATAAATGTTGCGGACAAAAGATGGCAAAAAAGAATAAAGGACAAAGCACGGCTATTATCTCAAAAAGGTATAGACGGTTTTTTTCTTGATAATGCCGATGTTTATTATCATTATCAAACACCCGAAATATATCGGGGACTTATGACTCTTTTATATGAAATACATAAAGAAAATAAACCTATTATAATAAACGGCGGAGATACTTTTATAAGTCAAGCAATAAAGCAAAATGCTCTTAAAGGAATCGTAAACGGAATCAATCAGGAAAGCGTATTTACCGAAATAAATTTTAAGGATAACACATTTGGAGTAAAACCTATAGAAGACAGAGAGTATTTTTTTGCCTATTTGGATCAATGTAAAACCTATGGATTTACCGTCTATTTACTGGAATACGGCCCAAGTAAAAAAATTGAAAAAGACATAAAGGCGTATTGTCAAAGCAACGGATTTATCTACGACATTTCCCATTCATTGCAGCTCTATAAACCTTTTTAA
- a CDS encoding HigA family addiction module antitoxin, producing the protein MSKLIPTPTIGEILNEEFLKPLDISAYRLAKDIAVPVSRIQDILKNKRKITADTSLRFAKYFNVSDDFFINIQTEIDIRNEKIKLEQTIKNIKPIPIFVN; encoded by the coding sequence ATGTCAAAGTTAATTCCTACACCTACAATAGGCGAAATTTTAAACGAAGAATTTTTAAAACCGCTCGATATAAGTGCTTATAGGCTTGCTAAGGATATAGCTGTTCCTGTATCACGTATTCAAGATATTTTAAAAAATAAACGAAAAATTACTGCCGACACCTCTTTACGGTTTGCAAAGTACTTTAATGTTTCAGATGATTTTTTTATTAACATACAAACGGAAATAGATATAAGGAATGAAAAGATTAAGCTGGAACAAACAATAAAAAATATTAAGCCTATCCCTATATTTGTCAATTAA
- a CDS encoding DpnI domain-containing protein — MIYRFDISLIKKYHSKSQMVRVLTEDWVLRNFSCPICGKLKIEAYPNNYPAGDFFCKNCKSDFELKSKESISGKLPNIITDGAYKTMIERITSYRNPNFLFLTYKDYEVSNFILIPNHFFTPSIILKRKPLSNTARRAGWIGCNIDISKIPDAGKIFIIKDQIETDSKEIINKYAKIKSLKKTNIESRGWLLDIIACIEKINTEEFSLNQIYAFENELKLKHPENNFIKDKIRQQLQYLRDKGFVKFLERGKYKKL; from the coding sequence ATGATATACCGATTTGATATTTCTTTAATTAAAAAATACCACAGTAAATCTCAGATGGTAAGGGTGCTAACAGAGGATTGGGTACTAAGAAATTTTAGTTGCCCGATTTGCGGTAAACTTAAAATCGAGGCATATCCAAATAACTATCCGGCAGGAGATTTCTTCTGTAAAAACTGTAAATCGGATTTTGAGTTAAAAAGTAAAGAAAGCATTTCCGGAAAATTACCGAATATCATCACGGACGGAGCCTATAAAACAATGATTGAAAGAATTACATCTTATAGAAATCCGAACTTTCTTTTTCTGACTTATAAGGACTACGAGGTATCAAATTTTATTTTGATACCAAATCATTTTTTTACTCCATCTATTATTTTAAAAAGAAAGCCTCTATCAAATACAGCAAGACGAGCCGGATGGATAGGATGCAATATAGATATTTCGAAAATTCCCGATGCAGGAAAAATATTTATAATAAAAGATCAAATCGAAACAGACTCGAAAGAAATAATAAACAAATATGCAAAAATAAAATCCCTAAAAAAAACAAATATTGAATCTCGAGGCTGGCTGCTTGATATAATAGCTTGTATAGAAAAAATAAACACAGAAGAATTTTCTTTAAACCAAATATACGCCTTTGAAAATGAGTTAAAATTAAAACATCCTGAAAATAATTTTATCAAAGACAAGATAAGACAACAACTCCAATATTTAAGAGACAAGGGTTTTGTAAAATTTTTAGAAAGAGGAAAATATAAAAAGTTATAA
- the purD gene encoding phosphoribosylamine--glycine ligase yields the protein MNILLVGSGGREHAIALKLKESPSLGKLFIAPGNGGTALLGENIPIKADNIEELADFALSTSIDLVIAGPEIPLCLGLEDLIKEKAKVQNKKIAFFGPSKACARLEASKDFSKETMSLLSIPTARYSSFTDFQKAKEYIEGFDYPFVIKADGLAAGKGVILPDSKEEGIAELKNIMIEKQFGASGDKVVIEERLEGEEVSILAFSDGEKIAVMPPSQDHKRLKDNDEGPNTGGMGAYAPTPICSYEEAEKYAALTILPIVKEMKKRGTPYIGVLYAGLMLTKDGKGFTPKVLEYNCRFGDPETQVLMQLFDGDLALTMSSCAEGSLDKAMPKWKKGYAATVVLASEGYPLSSSKPVELSASELEGSPEVSVIHAGTSLKDSKIFASGGRVLCISSNDKSLQKAMDNIYAKIKTIHFPGVQYRKDIAKRGLEHLNKLK from the coding sequence ATGAATATACTGCTTGTCGGATCAGGCGGAAGGGAACATGCAATAGCTTTAAAGCTAAAAGAATCACCTTCTCTCGGTAAACTTTTTATAGCACCCGGAAACGGAGGCACGGCCCTTTTGGGTGAAAACATTCCCATAAAGGCCGACAATATCGAAGAACTTGCCGATTTTGCTCTTTCTACCTCAATAGACCTTGTAATTGCAGGCCCCGAAATTCCTCTGTGTTTAGGCCTCGAAGACCTGATTAAAGAAAAAGCAAAAGTTCAAAACAAAAAAATAGCATTTTTCGGGCCGTCAAAGGCTTGTGCCCGATTGGAAGCCTCCAAAGATTTTTCCAAAGAGACGATGAGCCTTCTTTCCATTCCCACGGCAAGATATTCTTCTTTTACCGATTTTCAAAAAGCAAAAGAATATATTGAAGGCTTTGATTACCCCTTTGTAATAAAGGCTGACGGCCTTGCAGCGGGAAAAGGAGTTATCCTGCCCGACTCAAAAGAGGAAGGCATAGCCGAACTTAAAAATATAATGATCGAAAAACAATTCGGAGCCTCAGGCGACAAGGTAGTCATAGAAGAACGCCTTGAAGGAGAAGAGGTTTCAATCCTTGCCTTTTCGGACGGAGAAAAAATAGCCGTAATGCCGCCCTCGCAAGATCACAAGAGGCTTAAAGACAATGATGAAGGACCCAACACCGGCGGCATGGGAGCCTATGCCCCTACGCCGATTTGCTCATACGAAGAAGCCGAAAAATATGCGGCTCTTACGATTCTTCCAATTGTAAAAGAAATGAAAAAAAGAGGCACTCCCTACATCGGGGTTCTCTATGCAGGCCTCATGCTCACAAAGGACGGCAAAGGCTTTACACCCAAGGTGCTTGAATATAACTGCCGATTCGGAGATCCCGAAACCCAAGTCTTAATGCAGCTTTTTGATGGGGACTTAGCTCTAACCATGAGCTCTTGCGCAGAAGGAAGCCTCGACAAAGCTATGCCTAAATGGAAGAAAGGCTATGCGGCAACCGTAGTGCTTGCAAGTGAAGGCTATCCTCTTTCTTCATCAAAACCGGTAGAATTGTCCGCTTCGGAATTGGAAGGTTCCCCTGAGGTTAGCGTAATACATGCAGGCACATCCCTTAAAGACTCCAAAATATTCGCATCGGGCGGAAGAGTTCTTTGTATAAGCTCAAACGATAAGAGCTTACAAAAAGCTATGGATAATATCTATGCAAAAATAAAAACCATACATTTTCCCGGAGTGCAGTACAGAAAGGACATTGCAAAACGCGGACTGGAACATCTAAACAAACTTAAATAA
- the ispG gene encoding (E)-4-hydroxy-3-methylbut-2-enyl-diphosphate synthase yields the protein MNSIKLPRTIQIGGKGQVKKLTLGGTSAILLQTMWKESLLGADLLSIVKSLNELEQLGCEIVRFAVPDMDSAEQFVKLTRLTEMPLVADIHFDYKLALRCMDGDTAKIRINPGNIGSKEKTEEVIRKAKDTGTAIRIGVNSGSLPSDLKKKIEEANAKRNLSSAKKALDDEISLLRADALTEAAARELEIFEKADFKDAVVSMKASNVRETVMANEIFAKKFDNPLHLGVTEAGPLIQGIVKSTIAFYRLLEQNIGSTIRVSLSDSCENEVIAGREILTECGKRQGGIRLISCPRCGRKGFDVQAFVKRWQTKLLSEKKDISIAVMGCVVNGPGEGKHADIGITGAEDSVIIFKHGAITKRLDLKKLTEEEKIEAVDKAFIEELQSL from the coding sequence ATGAACTCGATAAAACTACCGCGGACAATTCAGATAGGCGGCAAAGGACAGGTTAAAAAACTTACTCTCGGAGGCACTTCAGCGATTTTGCTTCAAACTATGTGGAAAGAAAGCCTATTGGGGGCTGATCTCCTTTCTATTGTAAAAAGCCTAAATGAATTGGAACAATTGGGCTGCGAAATCGTGAGGTTTGCAGTTCCCGACATGGATTCTGCGGAGCAATTTGTCAAGCTCACCAGATTAACGGAGATGCCCCTCGTGGCCGATATCCATTTCGACTATAAACTGGCCTTACGGTGCATGGACGGGGACACGGCAAAAATACGCATAAACCCCGGAAATATCGGTTCAAAAGAAAAAACGGAAGAAGTTATACGCAAGGCAAAGGATACGGGAACTGCTATCCGAATAGGGGTCAATTCGGGCTCTCTGCCTTCCGATCTAAAAAAGAAAATAGAAGAGGCAAATGCAAAAAGAAACTTAAGCAGCGCCAAAAAGGCTTTAGATGATGAGATTTCCCTTTTGAGAGCTGATGCCTTAACCGAGGCTGCGGCAAGAGAACTGGAGATTTTCGAAAAAGCCGATTTTAAAGATGCCGTAGTTTCTATGAAGGCTTCCAATGTACGGGAAACGGTTATGGCAAACGAAATCTTTGCTAAAAAATTCGACAATCCCCTTCATTTAGGAGTTACTGAAGCAGGCCCCCTTATTCAAGGTATTGTAAAAAGCACAATAGCCTTTTACAGGCTTTTGGAACAAAACATAGGAAGCACCATAAGAGTAAGCCTCTCCGATTCTTGCGAAAATGAAGTTATAGCCGGAAGAGAAATATTAACCGAATGCGGTAAAAGGCAAGGCGGTATAAGGCTCATATCCTGCCCGCGATGCGGAAGAAAGGGCTTTGATGTTCAAGCCTTTGTAAAACGATGGCAGACAAAACTCTTATCCGAAAAGAAGGACATAAGCATTGCCGTTATGGGCTGCGTAGTCAACGGCCCCGGAGAAGGCAAGCATGCAGACATTGGAATTACCGGAGCAGAAGACTCCGTTATAATATTTAAACACGGAGCAATTACCAAACGCTTGGATTTAAAAAAATTAACCGAAGAAGAAAAAATTGAGGCAGTAGATAAAGCCTTTATAGAGGAGCTTCAAAGTCTATGA
- a CDS encoding tetratricopeptide repeat protein, which produces MKKQLKIIFIVLSIFYFYSNLFCLETIDEKERPWHLLEQAKIQMEKGEFGLALHLTNKARDIHKEQMEAKYSYMFNALKPKRVKLEGDNISDVYAILNKREDHDACKILDEIFLTHPPVFFDKSISKLMSWLEKRKAFPETDYLTGRIYFAEGDYEQAMHYYKEAWNFHNFLEIPDERFNIIYALADTSKLLRKYDEQEKYLLLVLTEDPIYGTTNLESEALQAMIKTISSEKTTEKFFLLYRNRNPIALKAYMDLTDIYMEAGKNRRALATAVLASIITITNLDDLISKDNYTYEYTNLSDLLHRLNRKQEVILWAEKQNFWRAFMNLADCLLNNGNTEQASYLYSKLAESIPSIKYAQEAIYKKEQMIKNK; this is translated from the coding sequence ATGAAAAAACAATTAAAAATTATTTTTATCGTACTATCTATTTTTTATTTTTACTCAAACCTTTTTTGTTTGGAAACTATTGATGAAAAAGAAAGGCCTTGGCATCTTTTAGAACAAGCAAAAATTCAAATGGAAAAAGGAGAGTTCGGCCTGGCCCTCCACTTAACAAATAAGGCACGGGATATTCATAAAGAACAAATGGAAGCAAAATATTCTTATATGTTCAATGCCCTAAAACCGAAAAGGGTAAAACTAGAGGGAGACAATATTTCGGATGTCTATGCAATTTTAAATAAAAGAGAAGACCACGATGCCTGTAAAATTTTAGATGAAATCTTTTTAACTCATCCGCCCGTATTTTTTGATAAGTCTATTTCAAAATTAATGTCATGGCTCGAAAAACGCAAGGCCTTCCCTGAAACGGATTATTTGACAGGCCGAATTTATTTTGCAGAAGGAGATTATGAGCAAGCCATGCACTATTATAAGGAAGCATGGAATTTCCACAATTTCTTGGAAATACCGGATGAAAGGTTCAATATAATTTACGCACTTGCCGACACATCAAAACTTTTGCGCAAATACGATGAACAGGAAAAATACCTCTTGCTTGTTTTAACCGAAGACCCCATATACGGAACTACAAATTTGGAAAGTGAGGCTCTTCAAGCTATGATTAAAACAATAAGCTCGGAAAAAACAACCGAAAAATTCTTTTTGCTGTACCGAAACCGTAATCCGATAGCCTTAAAAGCCTACATGGATTTAACGGATATATATATGGAAGCGGGCAAAAACAGAAGAGCTCTTGCAACCGCTGTTTTAGCTTCTATAATAACTATAACGAACCTTGATGACCTTATCTCAAAAGACAATTACACTTATGAATACACCAACCTTTCCGACCTGCTCCATAGACTTAATAGAAAACAAGAAGTTATATTGTGGGCCGAAAAACAAAACTTTTGGAGAGCTTTTATGAATCTTGCAGATTGCCTTTTAAATAACGGTAATACGGAGCAAGCTTCTTATCTCTATTCAAAACTGGCAGAATCAATTCCTTCGATTAAATATGCCCAAGAAGCTATATATAAAAAAGAGCAAATGATAAAAAATAAATAA
- a CDS encoding zinc dependent phospholipase C family protein — protein sequence MPDFYAHYIHGQRVFALLPSEIAAGISNKNLYNLGLQGPDFLYFHKPFKKDNNPVLQLATDIHNTNCTDVFNVVLNKIRIEPNTDEFSYMMGFIGHFGLDSSCHPYVNAMVKEMKRDHAEIEMEFEKFLLKQDGLHPLRYKAYNYIDINEKEAEAVANIYRCLLPSITKEDILCSFRSFKMGKKFFYAPTRLSQTLKLSLIKILGLYDFLQGHIIRTSDHPKSKITNENLFSLYNTSVEITAELMDNFYKNLTENKPPLDRFGYNFA from the coding sequence ATGCCGGATTTTTACGCACATTATATACATGGACAAAGGGTTTTTGCTCTATTGCCTTCTGAAATTGCCGCCGGAATTTCAAATAAAAATTTATATAATCTAGGCTTACAGGGGCCTGATTTTTTGTATTTTCATAAACCTTTTAAAAAGGATAATAATCCTGTTTTGCAGCTTGCAACGGATATTCATAATACAAATTGTACCGATGTTTTTAATGTCGTATTAAATAAAATTAGAATAGAGCCTAATACGGATGAATTTTCTTACATGATGGGCTTTATAGGACACTTCGGTTTGGACAGCTCTTGCCATCCTTATGTAAATGCTATGGTCAAGGAAATGAAAAGAGACCATGCCGAGATCGAAATGGAATTTGAAAAATTTTTATTAAAGCAGGACGGGCTCCATCCTCTTAGGTACAAGGCTTATAATTATATCGATATAAATGAAAAAGAAGCTGAAGCCGTTGCCAATATCTACAGATGTCTTCTCCCTTCTATAACAAAAGAAGATATTTTGTGTTCTTTTCGTAGTTTTAAAATGGGGAAAAAATTTTTCTATGCGCCTACAAGATTATCTCAAACTTTAAAACTTTCTTTAATTAAAATCTTAGGTCTTTATGATTTTTTGCAGGGACACATCATTAGGACTTCCGATCATCCTAAGAGCAAAATAACAAACGAAAACCTTTTTTCTCTTTATAATACTTCCGTGGAAATAACGGCTGAGCTTATGGATAACTTTTATAAGAATCTTACGGAAAATAAACCGCCCTTAGACAGGTTCGGCTATAATTTTGCATAA